The following proteins are encoded in a genomic region of Methanobrevibacter gottschalkii DSM 11977:
- a CDS encoding Coenzyme F420 hydrogenase/dehydrogenase, beta subunit C-terminal domain has protein sequence MSYVLAKSKDDDILSAGECGGAITSILKYLLDEKLVDGIFALRPFDDIYDAMPVFITDSEDLISTAGSYHCAPTMIGDIIERFIDDDTKIAVTVKPCDMRAMHELVIRHRINDDNVYFIGLNCGGTVSPVSGRKMIDLFYEADPNDVVSEEIDKGKFIIELADGGEEAVKIHDLEAEGYGRRNNCQRCDVKIPRMADIACGNWGAEDGWTFIEINSEKGQKLVDGAKKVGILETKTPNDAAVEGRSKVENIMIKMAKKNQDATYPLVSEMDEWSRCIGCYACRDICPVCWCFENCELNKSYFKDGTNMPPSPIAFQGVRLSHMSFSCCDCGQCEDVCPMDIPVSLIFDKLQKKYYERTGYVAGVSEDIKPPLYSPEKTEL, from the coding sequence ATGAGTTATGTTTTAGCAAAATCTAAAGATGATGATATTCTTAGTGCAGGTGAATGTGGCGGAGCGATAACTAGTATTCTTAAATATTTGCTTGATGAAAAACTTGTTGATGGAATTTTCGCATTAAGGCCATTTGATGATATTTATGACGCTATGCCAGTATTTATAACAGATTCTGAAGATTTGATAAGTACTGCGGGGTCTTATCACTGTGCTCCTACAATGATTGGGGATATTATTGAAAGATTCATTGATGATGATACTAAAATTGCAGTCACTGTTAAACCTTGTGACATGAGAGCAATGCATGAACTTGTAATTAGGCACAGAATTAATGATGATAATGTTTATTTCATTGGTTTGAATTGTGGTGGAACTGTTTCTCCTGTTAGTGGTAGAAAAATGATTGATTTATTCTATGAAGCAGATCCTAATGATGTTGTAAGTGAAGAGATAGATAAAGGTAAATTCATTATCGAGCTTGCAGATGGTGGGGAAGAAGCAGTAAAAATTCATGATCTTGAAGCAGAAGGATATGGGCGCCGAAATAATTGTCAAAGATGTGATGTAAAAATTCCAAGAATGGCGGATATTGCTTGTGGAAACTGGGGTGCTGAAGATGGCTGGACATTCATTGAAATCAACAGTGAAAAAGGTCAAAAGTTAGTTGATGGTGCTAAAAAAGTGGGCATTCTTGAAACTAAAACTCCTAATGATGCGGCGGTGGAAGGAAGAAGCAAAGTTGAAAACATCATGATTAAAATGGCAAAAAAGAACCAAGATGCAACTTACCCATTGGTTAGTGAAATGGATGAATGGAGCCGCTGCATCGGTTGCTATGCTTGCCGTGATATTTGCCCTGTCTGCTGGTGTTTCGAAAACTGCGAATTAAACAAATCTTACTTCAAAGATGGAACAAATATGCCTCCGAGTCCTATTGCTTTTCAGGGTGTAAGACTGTCTCATATGAGTTTCAGTTGTTGTGATTGCGGTCAATGTGAAGATGTATGTCCAATGGATATTCCTGTTTCACTAATTTTTGACAAATTACAGAAAAAATACTATGAACGGACTGGTTATGTAGCTGGAGTTTCAGAGGATATCAAACCTCCTTTATACAGTCCAGAAAAAACAGAATTATAA
- the mcrA gene encoding coenzyme-B sulfoethylthiotransferase subunit alpha — protein MGLENKKFLSALNKKFKGEDQENDHTSFYCFDGWKQSARKREFNEAAEKLAKERNIPFYNPDIGVPLGQRQLMAYKISGTEDYVEGDDLHFCNNSAIQQLVDDIKRTIIVGMDTAHSVLQERLGVEVTPETINEYMENINHALPGGAVVQEHMVEVHPGLVDDCYAKIFTGNDDLADELDKRLLIDINKEFPEEQAEMLKSYVGNKTYQVSRVPTLVVRACDGGTVSRWSAMQIGMSFINAYKLCAGEAAIADFSYAAKHADVIGMGAFLPSRRARGPNEPGGVAFGTLADMVQTSRISDDPCEVSLEVIAAAAALYDQVWLGSYMSGGVGFTQYASAAYTDDILDDFLYYGKDYVEKKYGMCQADLSMDTVRDISTEVTLYGLEQYETPTLLETHFGGSQRASVVSAAAGCSTAFATGNSNAGVNGWYLSMILHKETHSRLGFYGYDLQDQAGASNSLSIRSDEGLIHELRGPNYPNYAMNVGHQPEYAGIAQAPHAARRDAFCTNPLIKIAFADHHLTFDFRHPRKEIAKGALREFMPAGEREIIIPSR, from the coding sequence ATGGGTTTGGAGAATAAAAAATTTTTAAGCGCACTGAATAAAAAATTTAAAGGCGAAGATCAGGAAAATGACCACACCAGTTTCTATTGCTTTGACGGATGGAAACAATCTGCTAGGAAAAGAGAATTTAATGAAGCTGCTGAAAAATTGGCTAAAGAAAGAAACATTCCTTTTTATAATCCTGATATTGGTGTACCTTTAGGTCAAAGACAATTAATGGCATATAAAATTTCAGGAACCGAAGATTATGTCGAAGGTGATGATTTACACTTTTGTAACAACTCTGCAATCCAACAATTAGTTGATGATATTAAAAGAACAATTATTGTTGGAATGGATACTGCACATTCAGTACTTCAAGAAAGATTAGGTGTAGAAGTAACTCCCGAAACAATAAACGAATATATGGAAAACATTAACCATGCACTTCCCGGTGGTGCCGTAGTACAAGAACATATGGTGGAAGTACATCCGGGTCTTGTAGATGATTGTTATGCAAAAATATTTACTGGAAATGATGATTTAGCTGATGAATTAGATAAAAGACTATTAATTGACATTAACAAGGAGTTTCCAGAAGAACAAGCTGAGATGCTTAAAAGCTATGTTGGAAATAAAACTTATCAAGTAAGTAGAGTTCCAACACTTGTAGTAAGAGCTTGTGATGGAGGTACAGTTTCCAGATGGTCAGCAATGCAAATTGGTATGAGTTTTATTAATGCATACAAATTATGTGCAGGAGAAGCAGCAATTGCAGATTTCTCATATGCTGCAAAACATGCAGATGTTATTGGAATGGGTGCATTTTTACCATCAAGACGTGCAAGAGGACCTAACGAACCTGGTGGTGTAGCATTCGGTACATTAGCAGATATGGTTCAAACATCCAGAATATCAGATGACCCCTGTGAAGTTTCCCTAGAAGTTATTGCAGCAGCTGCAGCATTATACGACCAAGTGTGGTTAGGATCATACATGTCAGGTGGTGTAGGATTTACCCAATATGCAAGTGCAGCATATACTGATGATATTTTAGACGATTTCCTTTATTATGGTAAAGATTATGTTGAAAAGAAATATGGAATGTGTCAAGCTGATTTAAGTATGGACACTGTTCGTGACATATCAACTGAAGTCACTCTTTACGGATTAGAACAATATGAAACACCAACCCTCTTAGAAACTCATTTTGGAGGTTCTCAAAGAGCTTCGGTAGTGTCTGCAGCAGCAGGATGTTCAACTGCATTTGCTACTGGAAATTCCAATGCAGGTGTGAATGGTTGGTATTTAAGTATGATTTTACACAAAGAAACACATTCTAGACTTGGATTTTATGGTTATGATTTACAAGACCAAGCGGGTGCATCAAATTCTTTATCAATTAGAAGTGATGAAGGTTTAATCCACGAGTTAAGAGGTCCAAACTACCCGAACTATGCAATGAATGTTGGCCATCAGCCAGAATATGCTGGTATTGCACAGGCTCCTCATGCAGCAAGAAGAGATGCATTCTGTACAAATCCATTAATTAAGATTGCATTTGCAGATCATCATCTTACTTTTGATTTTAGACATCCAAGAAAAGAAATTGCAAAAGGCGCATTAAGAGAATTTATGCCTGCAGGAGAAAGAGAAATAATTATCCCATCAAGATAA
- a CDS encoding hydrogenase iron-sulfur subunit yields the protein MSEDLKIVGLLCNWCCYGGADTAGTARMQYPSNIRIIRVMCSGRINPSMVFKAFQEGADGVFVGGCHIGDCHYDAGNYKWSRRSKIVEDILEEFGIEKERFRHEWISASEGEKFQTTMEEFHKTLTKLGPLEL from the coding sequence ATGTCTGAAGATTTAAAAATTGTAGGTTTATTGTGTAATTGGTGTTGTTATGGTGGTGCGGATACTGCAGGAACTGCACGTATGCAATATCCATCAAATATTAGAATTATTCGTGTAATGTGTTCTGGGAGAATTAATCCGTCAATGGTCTTTAAAGCATTTCAGGAAGGTGCTGACGGCGTATTTGTAGGCGGGTGTCATATTGGTGACTGCCACTATGATGCAGGTAACTACAAATGGTCTAGAAGATCTAAGATTGTTGAAGATATTCTTGAGGAATTTGGTATTGAAAAGGAAAGATTCCGTCATGAATGGATTTCAGCATCTGAAGGTGAAAAATTCCAAACAACAATGGAAGAATTCCACAAAACATTAACCAAATTAGGACCATTAGAATTATAA
- a CDS encoding hydrogenase iron-sulfur subunit: MSEDLKIVGLLCNWCCYGGADTAGTARMQYPPNIRIIRVMCSGRINPSMVFKAFQEGADGVFVGGCHIGDCHYDAGNYKWSRRSKIVEDILEEFGIEKERFRHEWISASEGEKFQTTMEEFHKTLTKLGPLELK; this comes from the coding sequence ATGTCTGAAGATTTAAAAATTGTAGGTTTATTGTGTAATTGGTGTTGTTATGGTGGTGCGGATACTGCAGGAACTGCACGTATGCAATATCCTCCGAATATTAGAATTATTCGTGTAATGTGTTCTGGAAGGATTAATCCGTCAATGGTCTTTAAAGCATTTCAGGAAGGTGCTGACGGCGTATTTGTAGGCGGGTGTCATATTGGTGACTGCCACTATGATGCAGGTAACTACAAATGGTCTAGAAGATCTAAGATTGTTGAAGATATTCTTGAGGAGTTCGGTATTGAAAAGGAAAGATTCCGTCATGAATGGATTTCAGCATCTGAAGGTGAAAAATTCCAAACAACAATGGAAGAATTCCACAAAACATTAACCAAATTAGGACCATTAGAATTAAAATAA
- a CDS encoding molybdopterin-dependent oxidoreductase — protein MLEIKHTLCPSCSVGCGINVVLKDGDIVGTFPYKRHPVNSGKNCLNGRNSIECYLNKFEDINVDDVVADVLKELKSADASSVTVVCSGNNDVEEIKAIKEFAESNNFNLAFYADNLKNFDDVATYDDVAGASKIFVIGDLLFENPLIGRRIVHAKQNGAKIYALGKSEKSVTFNIADETFNTSVEEFLDKNANEFDDSSVIVFNYVDSVDDLDKINELNCKKLPVFSKSNSKGTLDIVEVKSLDEMMELLENTKVLLVFNDDIADEIDFDFTKISKIISFAPCENNTTKISDIIVPIKTWLEKDGSFVNAMGTCQEFTAVVESDVLSEIEVIEKLNGN, from the coding sequence ATGTTGGAGATTAAGCATACATTATGCCCTTCCTGTAGTGTTGGTTGTGGGATTAATGTAGTTTTAAAAGATGGAGATATTGTCGGGACTTTTCCCTATAAAAGACATCCGGTTAATTCTGGAAAAAATTGTTTAAATGGGAGAAATTCAATTGAATGTTATTTAAACAAATTTGAAGATATTAATGTGGATGATGTTGTTGCAGATGTTTTAAAAGAGTTGAAATCTGCTGATGCATCTAGTGTTACTGTTGTTTGTTCAGGTAATAATGATGTTGAGGAAATTAAGGCTATTAAAGAATTTGCAGAATCTAATAATTTTAATTTGGCATTTTATGCTGATAATTTAAAAAATTTTGATGATGTTGCAACATATGATGATGTTGCCGGTGCAAGCAAAATATTTGTTATTGGTGATCTTTTGTTTGAAAATCCTTTGATTGGTAGGAGGATTGTTCATGCAAAGCAGAATGGTGCTAAAATTTATGCATTGGGGAAGAGTGAAAAATCTGTTACATTCAATATTGCAGATGAAACTTTCAACACTTCTGTTGAGGAATTTTTAGATAAAAATGCAAATGAGTTTGATGATTCCTCAGTAATTGTATTTAATTATGTTGATTCAGTTGATGATTTAGATAAAATTAATGAACTTAATTGCAAAAAATTACCTGTTTTCAGCAAATCCAATTCTAAAGGTACATTGGATATTGTTGAAGTTAAATCTTTAGATGAAATGATGGAATTGCTGGAAAATACTAAAGTTTTATTGGTATTCAATGATGATATTGCTGATGAAATAGATTTTGATTTTACTAAAATCTCTAAAATTATAAGTTTCGCTCCATGTGAAAATAACACAACAAAAATCTCAGATATTATTGTGCCTATTAAAACATGGCTTGAAAAAGACGGATCATTTGTAAATGCAATGGGTACTTGTCAGGAGTTTACTGCTGTTGTGGAATCAGATGTATTAAGTGAAATCGAAGTAATTGAAAAATTAAATGGAAACTAG
- the mcrG gene encoding coenzyme-B sulfoethylthiotransferase subunit gamma, which translates to MEYKAQYCPGETIIAENRRKHMNPEHEFKKIRSVSDEGLVKILGHRNPGESYKTVHPPLAEMEDDGDIIKSIIEPTPGAAEGIRVRYIQFADSMYNAPAQPYDRARTYMWRYRGVDTGTLSGRQVIEIREQDLEKISKELVETDIFDPARCGMRGATVHGHSLRLDENGLMFDGLQRYIFNEEDGHVYYIKDQVGRQLDEAIDVGVPLDEEYLKEITTIYREDNIGMRQDKEALEVIENIHTARTEGGYGMGVFFKDLKKKLGE; encoded by the coding sequence ATGGAATATAAAGCACAATATTGTCCTGGTGAAACAATAATTGCTGAAAATAGAAGAAAGCATATGAATCCAGAACATGAATTCAAAAAAATTAGATCCGTTTCTGATGAAGGACTTGTAAAAATTTTAGGCCACAGAAACCCTGGTGAAAGTTATAAAACTGTACATCCCCCATTGGCTGAAATGGAAGATGATGGCGATATTATTAAAAGTATCATAGAACCTACTCCTGGAGCTGCTGAAGGAATTAGAGTAAGATACATCCAATTTGCAGATTCAATGTATAATGCTCCAGCACAACCATACGATCGAGCAAGAACATATATGTGGAGATATAGGGGAGTAGACACAGGAACATTATCTGGAAGACAAGTTATTGAAATAAGAGAGCAAGATTTAGAAAAAATATCTAAAGAATTAGTTGAAACAGATATTTTTGACCCTGCAAGATGTGGTATGAGAGGAGCTACTGTGCATGGACACTCTTTAAGACTTGATGAAAACGGTTTAATGTTTGATGGTCTTCAAAGATATATTTTTAATGAAGAAGATGGTCATGTTTACTACATAAAAGACCAGGTCGGACGTCAATTAGATGAAGCTATAGATGTAGGTGTTCCATTAGATGAAGAATATCTAAAAGAAATTACCACAATATATAGAGAAGACAATATTGGTATGAGACAAGATAAAGAAGCGCTTGAAGTTATAGAAAATATACATACTGCACGTACAGAAGGAGGATATGGTATGGGAGTATTTTTTAAAGACTTGAAAAAGAAGTTAGGTGAATGA
- the mcrB gene encoding coenzyme-B sulfoethylthiotransferase subunit beta, which yields MKIYDDNLDLYGPDGKIIEESVPLESISPLKNSAIQQMIYDIKRSAAVNLVGIEKGLKSGAMGGKSTYIPGRELDLPIVKNAELIATKIKKILQVNEDDDTTVNLINGGQQLLVQLPFERLNVAADYSVSTLQTSAATIQSIIDSFEINMFDASTIKTAVMGAYPRTVDLSGSNISALLGPPVLLEGLGYGLRNIMANHVVAITNKQTLNAAALSSIMEQTAMFETGDATGAFERMHLLTLAYQGLNANNLVFDIVKENGKGTVGTVIQTLVGRAIEDKIIKVAKKMPSGYNMYEPIDWALWNAYAAAGLLAAVIINVGAARAAQAVASTVLYYNDMLEYETGLPGVDYGRTEGVGVGFSFFSHSIYGGGGPGTFHGNHVVTRHAKGTAIPCASAAMCLDAGTQMFSVQRTSALIGTVYGTIDNLRNPIPNVAKIAGEIKDKL from the coding sequence ATGAAAATATATGATGACAATTTAGATTTATATGGTCCAGATGGGAAAATTATTGAAGAATCAGTACCCCTTGAATCTATTAGTCCCCTTAAAAATTCTGCTATACAACAGATGATATATGATATTAAAAGATCAGCCGCTGTTAATTTAGTAGGAATTGAAAAAGGTTTAAAATCAGGTGCAATGGGTGGAAAATCCACTTATATTCCAGGCCGTGAATTAGATTTACCTATTGTTAAAAATGCAGAATTAATTGCAACAAAAATTAAAAAAATACTACAGGTTAATGAAGATGATGACACCACAGTCAATCTCATTAATGGTGGACAACAGTTATTAGTTCAACTCCCATTTGAAAGATTAAATGTAGCCGCAGATTACAGTGTATCTACTTTACAAACAAGTGCAGCAACCATTCAATCAATCATTGACAGCTTTGAAATTAATATGTTTGATGCATCAACCATTAAAACTGCAGTAATGGGAGCATACCCAAGAACAGTTGACCTTTCAGGGTCAAATATTAGTGCATTACTTGGACCACCCGTTCTTTTAGAAGGATTGGGATATGGTTTAAGAAACATTATGGCAAATCACGTAGTGGCTATTACAAATAAACAAACTTTAAATGCTGCTGCATTATCTTCAATTATGGAGCAAACTGCAATGTTTGAAACAGGTGATGCTACAGGAGCTTTTGAAAGAATGCATTTATTGACTTTAGCTTATCAAGGATTAAATGCAAATAACCTTGTATTTGATATAGTTAAAGAAAATGGTAAAGGAACAGTAGGTACAGTTATCCAAACATTAGTTGGAAGAGCAATTGAAGATAAAATCATTAAAGTAGCTAAAAAAATGCCCTCAGGATATAATATGTATGAACCTATTGATTGGGCATTATGGAATGCATATGCTGCTGCAGGTTTACTTGCAGCAGTAATTATTAATGTAGGGGCTGCAAGAGCCGCACAGGCAGTAGCATCAACAGTATTATACTATAATGACATGTTAGAATATGAAACTGGACTTCCAGGAGTGGATTATGGTAGAACAGAAGGTGTTGGTGTAGGATTCAGTTTCTTCTCACATTCAATTTATGGTGGTGGAGGACCCGGAACTTTCCATGGAAACCATGTGGTAACAAGACATGCAAAAGGAACTGCAATCCCATGTGCATCAGCAGCAATGTGTTTAGATGCAGGTACTCAAATGTTTTCAGTTCAAAGGACATCAGCATTAATCGGAACTGTTTATGGCACCATAGACAATCTTAGAAATCCAATCCCCAATGTAGCAAAAATTGCAGGAGAAATTAAAGATAAACTTTGA
- a CDS encoding TrmB family transcriptional regulator codes for MDENIAILKGIGLTMYEAQAYVTLVSLISSNATEISEKSGIPRSKIYDVLKGLIQKNYIDVEDGRPLTYNVKSPVEVLSLEKNRLTTELDDTITRLTNVYENGMSQVQAPIWRIYGVDKIINQELEIITRAKHSINMRIGFLFEEEGEALVKILKKRKNLNINILASPTCCINNKTFNIIKFFKDNDMPVHKADIPFVKVLISDSKEMMHTYTKFSEDKRTVLPETAIGIWNKYEDIARNYDERFMNQLHKIQNKKKKTT; via the coding sequence ATGGATGAAAATATAGCTATACTTAAAGGAATTGGTCTTACTATGTATGAAGCTCAAGCATATGTAACACTCGTTTCATTAATCTCATCAAATGCAACAGAAATATCTGAAAAATCAGGGATTCCTCGAAGTAAAATATATGATGTACTCAAAGGACTAATCCAAAAAAATTACATTGATGTTGAAGATGGAAGACCTTTAACTTACAATGTTAAATCCCCAGTTGAAGTATTAAGTCTTGAAAAAAACAGATTGACTACAGAACTGGATGATACAATAACTAGACTAACAAATGTATATGAAAATGGAATGAGTCAGGTTCAAGCCCCTATTTGGAGGATTTATGGTGTTGATAAAATCATAAATCAAGAATTAGAAATCATTACTCGCGCTAAACATTCAATTAACATGAGAATCGGATTTTTATTTGAAGAAGAAGGAGAAGCATTAGTTAAAATACTCAAAAAAAGAAAAAACTTAAATATCAATATACTTGCTTCACCAACTTGCTGTATTAACAATAAAACATTCAACATTATCAAATTTTTTAAAGACAATGACATGCCAGTTCACAAAGCAGACATTCCATTTGTTAAAGTATTAATTTCTGATTCAAAAGAAATGATGCATACATATACTAAATTTAGTGAAGACAAAAGAACTGTTCTTCCAGAAACCGCAATTGGAATTTGGAACAAATATGAAGATATTGCAAGAAATTATGATGAGCGATTCATGAACCAATTACATAAAATACAAAATAAAAAGAAAAAAACTACATGA
- a CDS encoding ADP-ribosylglycohydrolase family protein — MKGILGAICGDIIGSTREFNPIKTKDFKLFKRKSTFTDDTVMTLAIANWLIEDTASESILIKQLQYWGNKYPDSGYGGRFRNWLKEIDPKPYGSWANGSAMRVSPCPWVANSLQESQKLAKLSAIVTHNHPEGIKGALATSDAIYLAKTGAGKEKIKHHIESHYSYDLSRSVDEIRTNYSFDVSCAGSVPESIICFLEGVSFEDTIRNAVSLGGDADTQAAIAGSIASAYWDIPKNISYKSINRLNYDLLNVLVNFEEKFM; from the coding sequence ATGAAAGGAATTTTGGGCGCAATTTGTGGAGATATCATTGGATCAACTCGTGAGTTTAATCCAATTAAAACAAAAGATTTTAAACTTTTCAAACGTAAATCTACATTCACTGATGATACTGTAATGACATTAGCTATTGCAAACTGGTTAATTGAAGATACAGCCTCTGAAAGTATATTGATTAAACAGTTACAATATTGGGGAAATAAATATCCTGATTCAGGTTATGGCGGAAGATTTAGAAATTGGTTAAAAGAAATTGATCCGAAACCTTACGGGAGTTGGGCTAATGGATCTGCAATGAGAGTTTCTCCCTGTCCCTGGGTTGCAAATTCCTTACAGGAATCTCAAAAATTAGCTAAATTGTCAGCTATTGTAACTCATAATCATCCTGAGGGAATAAAAGGGGCACTTGCAACTTCAGATGCAATTTATCTTGCAAAAACTGGTGCTGGTAAAGAGAAGATAAAACATCATATTGAATCTCATTACAGTTATGATTTATCTCGTAGTGTAGATGAAATAAGGACTAATTATTCTTTTGATGTTTCATGTGCTGGAAGTGTTCCAGAATCTATAATCTGCTTTTTAGAAGGAGTTTCATTTGAAGATACAATTAGAAATGCAGTTTCACTTGGTGGTGATGCAGATACACAAGCAGCTATTGCTGGAAGCATTGCATCTGCATATTGGGATATTCCAAAAAATATTTCGTATAAGTCAATTAACCGTTTGAATTATGATTTGCTAAATGTTTTAGTTAATTTTGAAGAAAAGTTCATGTAG
- the mcrD gene encoding methyl-coenzyme M reductase operon protein D produces MDESEQINVIDVKITPYRFLKPKTTEKILNEIYKLKGQQRVLIHGPSIPKKVFYGPGKGHVVNHTDRKEINVKGCDVELRVMVGEIIVTVDMSELKEFMNNLKDILETHMPCDYYILIGVFTRTKTTISDYLKYGNNFENSIDRRYIGLVDSHSKTSETVKVIK; encoded by the coding sequence ATGGATGAATCAGAACAAATTAATGTTATAGATGTTAAAATTACTCCATACAGATTTTTAAAACCTAAAACAACCGAAAAGATTTTAAATGAGATTTATAAATTAAAAGGTCAACAAAGAGTCTTAATACATGGTCCTTCTATTCCAAAAAAGGTTTTTTACGGACCGGGTAAAGGACATGTTGTAAATCACACTGATAGAAAGGAAATAAATGTTAAAGGATGTGATGTTGAGTTACGAGTGATGGTTGGGGAAATAATTGTTACTGTAGACATGTCAGAATTAAAAGAATTTATGAATAATCTAAAAGACATTTTAGAAACACACATGCCATGCGATTATTATATATTAATCGGAGTATTTACACGGACAAAAACAACGATTTCAGATTATTTAAAATATGGAAACAATTTCGAAAATTCTATTGACAGACGTTACATTGGTTTAGTAGATTCACATTCAAAAACTTCTGAAACAGTCAAAGTTATTAAATAA
- a CDS encoding nicotianamine synthase family protein, translated as MSCYKYWGKLEEIANKLSSYGDLDKYGDSALDDVDINEIIEILDDVEIIAHDKTIDFDSAKHILDDEKMNKALKLIRKFYVYVGARLETEKAIEMLESDDLDTNLESFEFYDRYVGLLNNESQLAKFNENKTFVFLGSGPLPITLMMFNELFGCKCIGIEQQEDVAELSRKLLKKLGLENEIEIIVGDETTIESLEYDILMVAALAEPKERVFSNIWQYVDEKTPVIYRTYTGMRAILYSPVLDKDTRGFHKEVMILPTGNTNNTSVLIRKIV; from the coding sequence ATGAGTTGTTATAAATATTGGGGTAAACTCGAAGAAATTGCTAATAAGTTATCCTCATATGGTGATTTAGATAAATATGGTGATTCTGCATTAGATGATGTGGATATTAACGAAATTATTGAAATTTTAGATGATGTTGAAATTATTGCTCATGATAAAACAATAGATTTTGATTCTGCAAAGCATATTCTTGATGATGAAAAAATGAATAAGGCGTTGAAATTAATTAGAAAATTCTATGTTTATGTTGGTGCAAGACTCGAAACCGAAAAGGCAATTGAAATGTTAGAATCGGATGATCTTGATACAAATCTAGAATCATTTGAATTTTATGACCGTTATGTTGGATTGTTAAATAATGAAAGTCAATTAGCTAAATTCAATGAAAATAAAACATTCGTGTTTTTAGGCTCCGGTCCACTTCCAATTACTTTAATGATGTTTAATGAATTGTTTGGATGTAAATGTATTGGAATTGAACAGCAAGAAGATGTTGCTGAACTTTCAAGAAAACTTTTAAAGAAATTAGGTCTTGAAAATGAAATTGAAATTATAGTTGGGGACGAAACCACTATTGAATCATTGGAATATGATATTTTAATGGTTGCTGCTTTAGCAGAACCAAAAGAAAGGGTATTCTCAAATATCTGGCAATATGTTGATGAGAAAACTCCTGTAATATATAGGACTTATACTGGAATGAGAGCAATTTTATACTCCCCAGTTTTGGATAAGGATACAAGAGGATTCCATAAAGAGGTAATGATCCTACCAACAGGAAATACAAATAACACTTCTGTTTTAATTAGAAAAATAGTTTGA